The Desulfuromonadaceae bacterium nucleotide sequence ACCTCGATCCGACCGGTCCGCCGTACCTGCGTGGCACCTGGAAGAGCAATCCTTACAAGGAGGACGGTGCGCCACAGGCGGGGCAAACCTACACTGCGCAGATTACAGCTGGCAGCCCCGGCTACGGTTATGGTGCTGTGCCACGGGCCAACCCGAGTACCACTCAGGAGATGGGTGGTTACTGGATTGACCAGAACAGTGGCAACCCGACATCTGGCTGGACCTATGAATCTTCCGCCGCCCTCTGTCAACTGTGTCACAGCACGTCGGTTAACGATCTTGACCAGACAACCGGCGAGAATCTTTGGATCAGCGCCACCAACGGTCACGCCAACTCGGTTCTTGGCGGTTCCGGCGAAGGCGCGGCGAACATCTTCCTTCAGGGTGTGGCCGGTGGCCGCAACGGGACTATCGGTGCCCTGGGTGGCTCCGCCGGAATCAATCCGAATGTTGGCGGGTGGATGGGCTTCCAAAATACCAGCGACAGCACAAAGGCGACTTATGGATATGGACCTCGCTCTACTGATGGTGGATATCTGGCACCACTTCAAACCCCGACCAAGGTTACGACGCCTAATCTGACTTTTGCCTGGGGGAATAGCGTCGATGCCACGACAGTGGAGAGCGGTTATCATCAGTTCTCCTGCTCCAAGTGTCACAACCCACATGCCTCGCGTCTGCCGAAATTGATGATCACCAACTGTCTCGACGTAACTCATAACACCTGGGAGGATGATTACTCAGGGAATGCAGCCTGGTCGTCTTTCGGTACAACGACTTCCTCATGGGGCACCACGAAACTCTCGCATCTCTCGACGGCGCAGAACTGTCACCGGATGATTGATCTTAACGGAGACAATACCCCGGATGAAAAAGGCTGGAACAAGGTGACACCGTGGTAAAAGACGGGTTGAATAACCCTTTAAACAAGGAGGCAACATCATGAAAAAGTATCTGAAGCCAAAAGTAGTAGGGAGCAGCAACGTTCATCCCTGCTGAACTGAAAACAGAGCATAACGACAAAGGGCCGGGAGATTTCCGGCCCTTTGTCGTTATAGATGCGACCTTTTCAAGAGGTTCAGCGCAGCAGCTGGTGCAGTTTCAAGAGCACCCCTTGCTGCGTTTCCAGCGCTTGGTGCGGGCACAATTCCTGGCAGCAGAAGCAGCGGATGCAGCGCGCATAGTCTATTTTCAGTCGCTGGTCAACGATGGTCATTGCCTGCGGCGGACAGTGCGCGACGCACAGGCCGCAGCGGATACAACGCGGGTGATTCGGGCGGGGGCGCGCGGTGAGGGCGTTTCGCAGTGGACGCCGCAAAAAACCGGGCAGGCCGAAGTTGACATCAGTGCTTTTGGGCGGTCGAAATGACGGCGGGCGAAGTGTCGCGAGCGGTGTGCCGAGCAGTTCGATTTCACTCAGGCTGGTCAGGGGGCGACCGGTTTCGCGCGCCAATTTTTGGGTCCAGACCTGTGGTATGTGCATGCCAACCAGTTCCGTCGCTACCGTATCGACGGCGATCGGACTTCTCCCCGCGAGGACAGCTCCGAGGTGGACCGGATCGCCGCCGCCGGGGCCGTCCCCCTCCATGGCGGTGATGGCATCGACGATCGTCAGTGCCGGGGCGACGCGTTCCGCCAACTCCAGCAGCATCAGCGCGAAGAACGCCTTGTCGGTCCCGGCCTGCAAGTGTAACTGCGGTTTGCGCATCCCGACAATGGCACCGAAGAGGTTCTTGACCGCGCAGGTCAGCCCCATCATCTGGTGGGTTTTCAGCTTGGGCAGGTTGATGATGACATCGGCGTCAAGGATGTCCCGGGCAATTTCGAGCTGATGGAAGGTGCCGGAGCGAATGTACACCGGCACTGATTCGGCAAAAGGCGCGAAGGTTGCGCCGGTCTCTTCGATCACCGCCATGATGCCGCATTTTTCGGCAACACTGTGCGCTTTGCCGACGCCGGGTGAATCGCCGACCGACACGATTCCGCCCGCGGCCTGAACCTGGCGGATAACGGCAAAGACAATTTCGGGATGGGTGGTGACGGCCCGTTCCGGTTCCTTGCCAGAGAGCATATTCGGTTTGAGCAGCACTTTTTGACCGGGGGTGACAAATGCGGCAATGCCGCCGAGCGGTTGCAGCAGGGTGGCCATTGCGTGTTCGACCGTTAAGCGCCGATAATCAGCAGCGCCAAGGAGGCTGACGCGATGACTCATCCGGTGGGTGTCTGCCCGCGCAGGGCGGCGACCACGGCATTGAGCGCACGGGGGTGGAAGAGCAGGGTGTTGTGACCGACGCCGACCAGGGGCACTTCGGTGGCGGTGGCGAGCCGGGCATTGGTCGGCGGGAGTACCAGATTGTCGTGCTGTGAGTAAATGTTGGTGACGACCGTTTCCGCCGCCGGGGGCGATTGATTCAAGCGCTGCAGAAACGTGCTGCCGGGCATGATGGTGCGCGCCAGGCGGGTGACCGCGAAGGGGATCATCCGCGAGCCGGAGTTTGGCGCGCCAAGCAACACGCACCGCGCCACGCGTGATGAACCGCCGCGCAGGCGAATATAGTTGCGCGCGATGATGCCGCCCATCGAGTGCCCGACCAGATGAACTTTATCCACATCGTGAGACAGGCGTAACCGGTCGACCTTTCTGCTCACCTGCTCGGTCAGCGTTTCGATGTCCCGCCACGGGGGCAGATTGATCACATGAACCGACTTGAAGCCGCACAGTCGCAGCCACAGGCGCGCCCACAGCCAGCAGGCATGATTTTGAAAAAGTCCGTGGAGTAAGATCACCGGAGTTTCCCGGTACGGACGCGACGCGGGATTGAGCGGGCGGAACCAGCCGATCGGCTGACTGAGAACGCAGATGAGCAGGCACAGATACTCCTGAACCATAAGCATCACCGCCAGCCACAGCCGCTGCGGGCTGAACCGTTCGTCCAGCAAGCGGGGATCGGCATTGGCTGCCTCATACCAGGCCAGGGCAAAAGAAACCACCACCGGAATGGCCACGCCGGCGGCAACAACTTGAATGTAGATAATCAACCAGTTCATCATCTCATAACCTCTACAAACTTGATGCACTCGCAAAAAATAATGAGATGGCTAAGCAAAAATTTCGGTAACTATTCAGCTACCCGTCCAAGGGTCGTCATCCCCGAGTGATCCTGTCGGGGATCCAGACTTTCAACCCTGAAAATCTGGATCCCGGCTAAAATCATGCAGGAATGACGCTGTAGGAGTCGCCTTCAGGCGCGATGGTTCGCGGCTAAAGCCGCTCCTACAGAAGAGCTGAACAGTTACAAATTTCGTCCTACAAGGCTTGGTGGTTTTTCAGGGGCGAAGGCCTACATCAGGTAGGGCGAGGTCCTGAAAAACCAGCGTAACGCAGTAGGGCGGACTTTTTGCGACGCCATCAAGCATTATCGCACGCGTTTTCCAGAGCGTCAATCGTTTGCACTTGTGATCGTTTGCTGGCATGATGGTCTTCAGCGCGCTATCAGGGAAGAATCATGAAACAACTTGTCACCACTTTTGAACACCATCTGCATGTCGAGCGCAATCTCTCGCCCCATACCCGCGCCGCGTATCGGCGTGATCTCGACGAATTTGTCCGTTTTCTCGAAGACGAGGGCAAGCCGCTCGATCCGTGCACGGTTGATACGCTGGTGTTGCGCCGTTTTTTGGCCTTGCTGCACAGACGTAACAGCAAAAGGAGTATTGGTCGCAAACTGTCGACCCTGCGGACCTTTTTTCGCTGGCTGGTGCGAGAAGGACGCATTGCCGCGAGTCCCGCCGACCTGCTCGGGACGCCCCGAGCCGAACAGTATCTGCCGAACACCCTGTCAGTCGATCAGGTTTTTGCCCTGCTTGACGCCGAGTTCGGAGGTGATCAGCGGGGCCTGCGTGACCGGGCGATTTTTGAGCTGCTTTACTCCAGCGGGTTGCGGATCAGTGAGTTGACGGCGCTCAATATTGTCGATCTTGATTTTGAACAGCATCAGGTGCGGGTGATGGGGAAGGGTGCCAAGGAACGGATTGTGCCGGTCGGTAGCAAGGCACTTGTGGCGTTGCACGATTATCTGGCCAGCCGTGGCGCGACGCCCGATCCGGGCGAAGCATTCTTTCTGAACCGGAACGGGGGGCGCCTGACCCAACGCTCGATTCAGCGCAAGATGAAAACCTGCCTGCTCAGAGCCGGGATCCTCAAAGATGCCACCCCGCACGATCTGCGCCATTCATTTGCCACCCACCTGCTGGTCGATGGTGGTGCCGACCTGCGGGTGATTCAGGAACTCCTCGGCCATGCCTCGCTGTCAACCACCCAGAAATACACCAAAGTCGGGATGGATCACCTGATGAGTGTCTATGATGCGGCACACCCCCGGAGCAAGAAGAAATAGGGTATTCAGCTTATGTAGGAGCGGCTTTCAGCCGCGAAGGGTTTCATTATTTACCACCCGTTCGCTTCGCTCACTGGAGATCACGGAGGACACGGAGAAAACACTTTTTTGGTTTTCATGCACCACCCCCCCCTGTGGGAGCGGCTTTCAGCCGCGAAAGGTCTTCTATCTACCACCAAAGGATTTGCAACAGGGATGCCGCAGAACAGGTTATTCGTGTTCAATCAGAAAGGGTAATTCATTCTTGACCGACTCGGCGTCGCCGCTGTTCAGTTCCAGCAGGCGGCGCAGGTGGCTGAGGGTGTCGAGGCTGAATTCGGTAAACCGCACGCCGACCTGCAAGCCATCGACATGAACGTTTTTAACGGTAAATTCAAGCACGAAATCATTTTCAAGGCGGATTTTCAGCCAACCAAGAG carries:
- a CDS encoding DUF362 domain-containing protein encodes the protein MSHRVSLLGAADYRRLTVEHAMATLLQPLGGIAAFVTPGQKVLLKPNMLSGKEPERAVTTHPEIVFAVIRQVQAAGGIVSVGDSPGVGKAHSVAEKCGIMAVIEETGATFAPFAESVPVYIRSGTFHQLEIARDILDADVIINLPKLKTHQMMGLTCAVKNLFGAIVGMRKPQLHLQAGTDKAFFALMLLELAERVAPALTIVDAITAMEGDGPGGGDPVHLGAVLAGRSPIAVDTVATELVGMHIPQVWTQKLARETGRPLTSLSEIELLGTPLATLRPPSFRPPKSTDVNFGLPGFLRRPLRNALTARPRPNHPRCIRCGLCVAHCPPQAMTIVDQRLKIDYARCIRCFCCQELCPHQALETQQGVLLKLHQLLR
- a CDS encoding alpha/beta fold hydrolase, with translation MMNWLIIYIQVVAAGVAIPVVVSFALAWYEAANADPRLLDERFSPQRLWLAVMLMVQEYLCLLICVLSQPIGWFRPLNPASRPYRETPVILLHGLFQNHACWLWARLWLRLCGFKSVHVINLPPWRDIETLTEQVSRKVDRLRLSHDVDKVHLVGHSMGGIIARNYIRLRGGSSRVARCVLLGAPNSGSRMIPFAVTRLARTIMPGSTFLQRLNQSPPAAETVVTNIYSQHDNLVLPPTNARLATATEVPLVGVGHNTLLFHPRALNAVVAALRGQTPTG
- the xerC gene encoding tyrosine recombinase XerC, with the translated sequence MKQLVTTFEHHLHVERNLSPHTRAAYRRDLDEFVRFLEDEGKPLDPCTVDTLVLRRFLALLHRRNSKRSIGRKLSTLRTFFRWLVREGRIAASPADLLGTPRAEQYLPNTLSVDQVFALLDAEFGGDQRGLRDRAIFELLYSSGLRISELTALNIVDLDFEQHQVRVMGKGAKERIVPVGSKALVALHDYLASRGATPDPGEAFFLNRNGGRLTQRSIQRKMKTCLLRAGILKDATPHDLRHSFATHLLVDGGADLRVIQELLGHASLSTTQKYTKVGMDHLMSVYDAAHPRSKKK
- a CDS encoding PilZ domain-containing protein; translation: MSEERRHYGRIPFGIEILLRTPEETCLGTLLDIALKGALLEFPAPPETFGMGALGWLKIRLENDFVLEFTVKNVHVDGLQVGVRFTEFSLDTLSHLRRLLELNSGDAESVKNELPFLIEHE